A window of the Desulfobacula toluolica Tol2 genome harbors these coding sequences:
- a CDS encoding poly-gamma-glutamate biosynthesis protein PgsC/CapC — translation MIESFILNIFPPGSLANSVTTTVWLGVCVTCFFNLRLGWVLSGLVVPGYLIPLLMVKPLSAAVIIFEAVITYFLVWLYSEYFSKSGWWNSFFGRDRFFALLLTSIIVRLIFDTILLPLSGEYVTRTFGIVFDYRNSLHSFGLIVVALLANQFWKPGLKKGFIQAFITLLTTWLLVRYVLIEFTNFNMGNIVYMYEDIASSMLSSPKAYIILLTTSIVASRMNLHYGWDFSGILIPSLLALQWYQPEKLVYTFLETFIILMIASLVLRLSIFREANMEGARKILLFFNVGFFYKLVLGWVIIHWFPREKVTDFYGFGYLLTTLLAIKMHDKDIAVRVTRAVLQTSLAAVMAATCIGFAMTHIPNILSLTAQPLTRILNVKKEFGDQRLIDLLKEDKVRLFTSLKKNSFVSPLPREMEIFSEALKSIEHYCVSKDINSLKTAENLLGRINYALAKVEGHYLYVYEAEPRNGWGSYVFNVDFKNPMLLEVPAPLDEWGILEAGTWLFSALNAKALAFGGSGLKTNDDGTSDVLNNPLTLFSVFQRFFHDTNILQVRGHTQNTIKVLTGKRVIPTLGEPPVVDSLLWIKSSLPPGLDLVLLKKILGPFGIKWETSPFNNRLRDKSHSGFAVLMLNRHHARDLMFKTPFKGIELPVELSEQSIVGYLQDWLLRGKQKISEKGSGLYQVPRFEELLFFDHEILTPLLKLSRQLYSDKGWGPNAVNELKALNISAAVMGYEIIQYRHKTSHQDYLILSERDDAAKRFWGSYIFRLGPSNPYLIQTPRPLSEMNVFEYSVSLFERTKALGLMISTAHPLTNPDGSSDIIRMQNKESLYTLVSQVMVREQGSDPLMIVQCRALGFKPDAPLPDTDALLSFRSGVKLYSQPDTLTLDLITSLKSNGLSIKLVDGSKATAGYEVGGIPQAMYLDQSRNKEFAIIWLSPVIRAYFRQQTENKIQESQFRALGINTFEADLFATINTSQNQPVDLPGRFKTLIQTYIETHDIIVLDQILHQWPGLSYQRIIDLNSKQSFLLVFTKAKQLAAVINLFPKDMGTTLAVNVLQVTQERISHYIDARLAWLEWKKQ, via the coding sequence ATGATTGAATCCTTTATACTCAATATCTTTCCGCCAGGAAGTCTTGCAAACTCAGTGACCACAACGGTCTGGCTTGGAGTGTGTGTGACCTGTTTTTTTAATCTGCGTCTGGGCTGGGTGTTAAGCGGCCTGGTTGTGCCCGGCTATCTTATTCCGCTTTTGATGGTCAAGCCGTTGTCGGCAGCCGTGATTATTTTTGAAGCCGTCATCACCTATTTTCTGGTCTGGCTTTACTCGGAATATTTTTCAAAATCAGGTTGGTGGAACAGTTTTTTCGGCAGAGACAGATTTTTTGCACTGCTGTTGACCAGCATCATTGTAAGACTGATCTTTGACACCATCCTGCTTCCACTGTCAGGAGAATATGTGACCAGGACTTTCGGGATTGTTTTTGATTACCGCAACAGCCTGCACAGCTTCGGCCTCATTGTTGTTGCCCTGCTGGCCAATCAATTCTGGAAGCCGGGACTGAAAAAAGGATTTATCCAGGCTTTTATAACCCTTTTGACCACATGGCTGCTGGTCCGGTATGTTCTGATTGAATTTACAAATTTCAACATGGGCAATATCGTATACATGTATGAAGACATTGCCTCTTCAATGTTATCCAGCCCCAAAGCCTATATTATATTGTTAACAACCTCGATTGTGGCATCCAGGATGAATCTGCATTACGGATGGGACTTCAGCGGAATACTGATACCGTCATTGCTTGCCCTGCAATGGTATCAGCCTGAAAAACTGGTGTATACATTTCTGGAAACCTTTATTATTTTGATGATCGCCTCCCTGGTGCTGAGGCTTTCCATCTTTCGCGAAGCCAACATGGAGGGAGCAAGAAAAATTCTTTTGTTTTTCAATGTTGGTTTTTTTTATAAGTTGGTGCTGGGATGGGTCATTATTCATTGGTTTCCCAGAGAAAAAGTGACTGATTTTTATGGATTCGGATATTTGCTGACCACTTTGCTTGCAATTAAAATGCACGATAAAGACATTGCTGTCAGGGTCACACGGGCAGTTCTCCAGACATCGTTGGCAGCGGTCATGGCGGCAACCTGTATAGGTTTTGCCATGACCCATATTCCCAATATTCTATCATTGACTGCACAGCCTTTGACCCGGATATTGAATGTTAAAAAAGAGTTTGGCGACCAGCGGTTGATTGACCTTTTAAAAGAAGACAAGGTCAGGCTGTTTACCTCTCTGAAAAAAAATTCTTTTGTGTCTCCTTTGCCCAGGGAGATGGAAATTTTTTCAGAAGCACTCAAATCCATTGAACACTATTGCGTTTCAAAGGACATAAATTCCCTTAAAACAGCTGAAAATCTTCTGGGCCGGATCAATTACGCCCTGGCAAAGGTTGAAGGACATTATCTTTATGTGTATGAAGCAGAGCCGCGAAACGGGTGGGGAAGTTATGTTTTTAATGTTGATTTTAAAAACCCCATGCTCCTTGAAGTGCCGGCTCCCCTGGATGAATGGGGCATCCTGGAAGCCGGGACATGGCTGTTTTCCGCTTTGAACGCCAAGGCTCTTGCCTTTGGCGGATCAGGACTGAAAACCAATGATGACGGAACGTCCGATGTTTTGAACAATCCTTTAACACTGTTTTCCGTGTTTCAGCGTTTTTTTCATGACACCAATATCCTTCAGGTTCGGGGTCACACCCAAAACACCATAAAGGTGCTGACAGGCAAGCGTGTTATCCCTACTCTGGGAGAACCACCGGTTGTCGACTCCCTTCTCTGGATAAAATCTTCGTTACCGCCCGGGCTGGATCTTGTGCTTTTAAAAAAAATACTGGGTCCTTTCGGCATAAAATGGGAAACTTCTCCATTCAACAACCGGCTGCGGGACAAGTCGCATTCCGGGTTTGCCGTATTAATGCTGAACCGTCACCATGCAAGGGATTTAATGTTTAAAACACCTTTCAAGGGAATTGAACTGCCTGTTGAACTCAGCGAGCAGAGTATTGTGGGTTATCTTCAAGACTGGCTGCTCAGGGGCAAACAAAAAATCTCAGAAAAAGGATCGGGCCTGTATCAAGTACCAAGATTTGAAGAACTTTTGTTTTTTGACCATGAAATTTTAACCCCTTTATTAAAGCTGTCCCGGCAATTGTATTCAGATAAGGGATGGGGACCGAATGCGGTCAATGAATTAAAAGCATTAAACATATCGGCTGCCGTTATGGGGTATGAAATCATCCAGTACCGCCATAAAACTTCACACCAGGATTATTTGATTTTATCGGAAAGAGATGATGCAGCCAAGCGGTTCTGGGGAAGTTATATTTTCCGCCTCGGCCCGTCAAATCCCTATCTGATACAAACACCTAGGCCTTTATCTGAAATGAACGTGTTTGAGTACTCAGTGTCATTGTTTGAACGGACCAAGGCATTGGGCCTGATGATCAGTACGGCCCACCCTTTAACAAACCCGGACGGATCATCAGATATCATCAGGATGCAGAACAAAGAAAGCCTGTACACCCTTGTCAGCCAGGTGATGGTAAGAGAACAAGGATCTGATCCCTTGATGATCGTTCAATGCAGGGCTCTTGGATTCAAACCGGATGCGCCTTTGCCGGATACGGATGCATTGCTGTCTTTTCGATCCGGAGTCAAGCTTTACAGTCAACCCGATACTTTGACCCTTGACCTGATCACCTCTTTGAAATCAAACGGATTGAGCATCAAACTGGTGGACGGGTCAAAAGCCACGGCCGGATATGAAGTCGGGGGAATTCCCCAGGCCATGTACCTGGACCAGTCCCGGAATAAAGAGTTTGCCATTATCTGGCTGTCTCCCGTCATAAGAGCCTATTTCAGGCAGCAAACGGAAAACAAGATACAGGAAAGCCAGTTCAGAGCTTTGGGCATCAACACGTTTGAAGCCGATCTTTTCGCCACTATCAACACAAGCCAAAACCAGCCGGTTGATTTGCCAGGCCGGTTTAAAACCCTTATTCAGACCTATATTGAAACCCATGATATTATTGTGCTGGATCAAATTTTGCATCAATGGCCAGGCCTGTCTTATCAAAGAATCATCGACCTGAATTCAAAACAGAGCTTTTTACTTGTATTCACAAAAGCAAAACAGCTTGCCGCAGTTATCAACCTGTTTCCAAAAGACATGGGTACAACACTTGCCGTAAACGTCTTGCAGGTTACTCAAGAACGCATATCCCATTATATTGACGCCAGACTTGCATGGCTGGAGTGGAAAAAACAGTGA
- the trpA gene encoding tryptophan synthase subunit alpha has translation MLESYIKDRLKNRDILLMTHIVMGYPSFEDCFEIVRQMVDAGVDLMELQLPFSEPMADGPVILKANQAALEKGSTVQKCFEFARAVSKEFSIPFLFMSYANILFKYGMEKFSDKMVQINLKGAIVPDLPPEEGKEYICAMQKNNLDPIYIFSPETSDERLAYLASHASGFVYCLARKGVTGKDTAFSDDLAVYLSRCRKATDLPLAVGFGVKEKADVDYLKGKADIAVIGSQTIRIVEEKGAAAAGEFIRSLL, from the coding sequence ATGCTTGAATCCTATATAAAAGACCGACTCAAAAACCGTGATATTTTGTTGATGACCCATATTGTCATGGGGTATCCCTCCTTTGAAGACTGTTTTGAAATCGTAAGGCAGATGGTTGATGCCGGAGTGGATTTAATGGAATTGCAATTGCCGTTTTCAGAACCCATGGCAGACGGTCCTGTGATTTTAAAAGCCAACCAGGCAGCTCTGGAAAAAGGGTCAACCGTTCAAAAATGCTTTGAATTTGCCCGGGCCGTATCAAAGGAATTTTCCATCCCGTTTTTGTTCATGAGTTATGCCAACATTCTTTTTAAATACGGAATGGAAAAATTTTCAGACAAAATGGTTCAAATAAATCTAAAAGGTGCCATTGTGCCGGATCTGCCGCCTGAAGAGGGCAAAGAGTATATCTGTGCCATGCAAAAAAATAATCTGGACCCCATTTATATTTTTTCCCCGGAAACAAGCGATGAGAGACTGGCATATTTAGCCTCCCATGCCTCAGGCTTTGTCTATTGCCTTGCCAGGAAAGGGGTTACCGGAAAAGACACTGCTTTTTCAGATGATCTTGCCGTTTATCTGTCAAGGTGTCGAAAGGCCACTGACCTTCCTTTGGCCGTGGGATTCGGCGTAAAAGAAAAAGCTGATGTGGACTATTTAAAAGGCAAGGCAGATATTGCCGTGATCGGCTCCCAGACTATCAGGATCGTGGAAGAAAAAGGTGCTGCTGCAGCCGGGGAGTTTATCCGCAGCCTTTTGTAA
- a CDS encoding GntR family transcriptional regulator produces the protein MLNHKSPLPLYHQLADILTEQIRCGTYMPGDLIPSENGMAKQYGIGRPTVRQAMDTLVKKGLVERKRGAGTFVKQPGNQVDLFCLAGTSQAFETKGIKTESKLLAPLAAVNVTDDKTNPFEGKPAFFLSRLTCVKADPVLLEDIYLHPVLFRGLETVDLENRSLSGVVSDQYYLKPETGRQTFKISFLPENKSTALNLNPSDPVLEVERTLNFPEAPGAIFSRLYCRTDKFAFSQTMSLKMT, from the coding sequence ATGCTCAATCACAAGTCACCTCTTCCCTTATACCATCAGCTGGCAGATATCCTGACAGAACAGATCCGATGCGGAACATACATGCCCGGAGATCTTATCCCGTCTGAAAACGGGATGGCAAAGCAGTACGGCATTGGCCGTCCAACAGTGCGCCAGGCCATGGATACACTTGTCAAAAAAGGCCTTGTGGAACGCAAAAGAGGGGCTGGAACTTTTGTGAAGCAACCCGGCAACCAGGTGGACCTGTTTTGTCTTGCAGGCACGTCCCAGGCGTTTGAAACAAAAGGGATCAAGACTGAATCAAAACTTCTGGCTCCTCTGGCTGCCGTGAATGTTACTGATGATAAAACCAATCCTTTTGAAGGAAAACCCGCTTTTTTTTTATCGCGCCTAACCTGTGTTAAGGCAGATCCTGTATTATTGGAGGATATCTATCTTCATCCAGTATTGTTCAGGGGCCTGGAAACTGTGGATCTTGAAAACAGATCCCTTTCCGGGGTGGTGTCGGATCAGTATTATCTGAAGCCGGAAACAGGCAGGCAAACCTTTAAAATATCTTTTCTGCCTGAAAACAAGTCAACAGCACTTAACCTGAATCCTTCCGATCCTGTTCTTGAAGTGGAACGGACTTTGAATTTCCCGGAAGCACCCGGAGCTATATTTTCACGTTTGTACTGCAGAACGGATAAATTTGCATTTTCCCAGACCATGAGCCTTAAGATGACATAA
- the trpB gene encoding tryptophan synthase subunit beta, with translation MKNRGYYGNHGGAFLPEILVATFDELEIEFEKIKKDPSFWKEYETLMGSYSCRPTPLTFADNLTREFGGAKIYIKREDLNHTGAHKANNVMGQGLLVKRMGKKRVIAETGAGQHGVATATMAAKFGFDCTIYMGEVDVLRQRPNVFWMEQLGATVVPVKDGTRILKDAINEAFRDWVTNMDTTHYVLGTACGPHPFPEMVSYFQSIIGKEARQQILDVEGKLPKRVYACVGGGSNAMGIFSGFLNDPVELVGVEAGGKGLNSGMHASRLSSADGSHGIAQGYKTYFLQDDDGQMKETHSISAGLDYVGVSPILSHMHDQGTARFESATDTEVVAALKLTMQKEGIIPALESAHAFARAFKEAPSLSKDDVIIINQSGRGDKDIFTVAEAVNDPKWKEFIIEKAKEYNA, from the coding sequence ATGAAAAACAGGGGATATTACGGTAACCATGGCGGGGCATTTTTGCCTGAGATTCTGGTTGCCACGTTTGATGAACTGGAAATTGAGTTTGAAAAAATAAAAAAAGATCCGTCTTTTTGGAAAGAGTATGAAACCTTGATGGGATCTTACTCCTGCCGTCCCACCCCTTTGACCTTTGCTGACAACCTTACCCGGGAATTTGGCGGTGCAAAAATATATATCAAGCGAGAAGACCTCAATCACACAGGCGCCCACAAAGCCAACAATGTAATGGGTCAGGGGCTGCTGGTCAAACGCATGGGAAAAAAACGGGTGATTGCGGAAACAGGGGCAGGACAGCACGGGGTGGCAACTGCCACAATGGCGGCAAAGTTCGGATTTGACTGCACCATCTACATGGGGGAAGTGGATGTGTTGCGCCAGCGTCCCAATGTGTTCTGGATGGAGCAGTTAGGTGCCACCGTGGTTCCGGTAAAAGACGGCACAAGAATTTTAAAGGATGCCATCAACGAAGCGTTCCGGGACTGGGTAACAAACATGGACACCACCCATTATGTCCTGGGAACCGCCTGCGGGCCACACCCTTTCCCGGAAATGGTCTCTTATTTTCAATCCATTATTGGCAAGGAGGCAAGACAGCAGATTCTGGATGTGGAAGGCAAACTTCCCAAACGGGTATATGCATGCGTGGGCGGCGGGTCCAATGCCATGGGGATTTTTTCAGGATTTTTAAATGATCCTGTGGAGCTTGTGGGGGTTGAGGCAGGAGGCAAGGGTTTAAATTCAGGCATGCACGCCTCCCGGCTGAGTTCGGCAGATGGAAGCCATGGTATTGCCCAGGGGTATAAGACCTATTTTCTTCAGGATGATGACGGCCAGATGAAAGAGACCCACTCTATTTCAGCCGGGCTGGATTATGTGGGGGTGTCTCCGATTTTATCCCACATGCATGACCAGGGAACGGCAAGGTTTGAAAGCGCAACAGATACTGAGGTTGTGGCTGCGCTGAAACTGACCATGCAAAAAGAAGGAATTATCCCGGCCCTGGAATCTGCCCATGCTTTTGCCAGGGCATTTAAGGAAGCGCCTTCCCTTTCAAAAGACGATGTGATCATCATCAATCAGTCCGGCAGGGGTGACAAGGACATTTTTACAGTGGCAGAGGCTGTTAATGATCCCAAATGGAAAGAATTTATTATTGAAAAGGCCAAAGAATACAATGCTTGA
- a CDS encoding TonB-dependent receptor — protein sequence MKRCLVGLIFLAVFLPAYVMALEIKEPVHKMDELVVTSTNKINAINTPASLSIITGTELEEMGAKNVIEALGKIPGVVDSSAKRGTVVIRGNKSAMAGGPVILIDGIPQKIGDSRYSEFDFIPVAQIERIEVLRSAGIAYGPGAARGVINIITKKAKQEGIHGDVSASYGSWDTHDETASLHGRQNQYDYMLNIGNHHTDGYEQEEENRLSVLARLGYNLSDQTRIGIWVNHMDYDIDTAYGFLKYQWQLENYRRDIHFPKSETDSDLIWHTEKEQQNSIIALELSHKDEKKFIDSTLSWTGYDEIDKSLAYLFDKPSSVYHNDSEQDTYTVSISGGYHFKFGAISYTPSIGLNYESIDNDVSRIYPFDPGKNTDAYNFDLQEKTYGIFWDNDFLFQEKWGFKTGGRLDRTEVKLQDKVPNIADEDRTMFSYFIAPSYRFTDKANLYVSAGRNYWFPTPRYYAWAVEDGGTFNPPENLEPEEVMTYEIGYKHMLNKAFNINATLYFSDYKDKFGSVYEGTTSRGRGNIGDAEAKGIELEADGRVCSFFGYRLAGTYQDIQWTSGTVSAKLHPSNTTDKHADIAGKQIYWVPEFSGLVGLDFFPLEGLKFSMDINYMGERYVDYLNRIKYPSKTTVDARISYAWNQWKFWVLGKNIFDEDLEYVSNTAGTLTSADGEPKNAYYVQGGAYFEAGISYSF from the coding sequence ATGAAACGCTGTCTTGTTGGTTTGATCTTTTTAGCTGTTTTTCTGCCTGCTTATGTAATGGCCCTGGAAATAAAAGAACCTGTTCATAAAATGGATGAATTGGTTGTCACCTCCACCAATAAAATAAATGCAATTAATACGCCTGCCAGTCTTTCCATTATCACTGGAACGGAATTGGAAGAAATGGGGGCGAAAAATGTTATCGAAGCCCTGGGTAAAATTCCAGGTGTTGTTGACAGTAGTGCAAAGCGCGGTACAGTTGTGATTCGCGGCAACAAAAGCGCAATGGCAGGGGGGCCTGTTATCCTGATTGACGGTATCCCGCAAAAAATCGGGGATTCCAGGTATAGTGAATTTGACTTTATTCCCGTAGCACAAATTGAGCGCATTGAAGTGCTGCGCTCCGCCGGGATTGCATACGGGCCTGGTGCGGCTCGTGGGGTCATCAATATTATTACCAAAAAAGCAAAGCAAGAAGGCATTCATGGTGATGTCTCTGCCTCATACGGTTCATGGGATACCCATGATGAAACCGCATCCCTCCATGGCAGGCAAAACCAGTATGATTACATGTTAAATATTGGAAACCATCACACTGATGGGTATGAGCAGGAAGAAGAAAACAGGTTATCGGTTCTTGCCAGGCTTGGGTATAATTTGTCTGATCAGACCCGCATTGGCATATGGGTTAATCATATGGACTATGATATAGATACGGCGTATGGGTTTTTAAAGTACCAATGGCAATTGGAAAATTACCGCAGGGACATCCATTTTCCGAAAAGTGAAACAGATTCAGATTTGATCTGGCATACTGAAAAAGAGCAGCAAAATTCAATCATTGCCCTTGAACTGTCTCATAAAGATGAGAAAAAATTTATCGATTCCACACTTTCCTGGACAGGTTATGATGAAATAGACAAGAGCCTTGCTTATCTTTTTGATAAACCCTCAAGCGTATATCACAATGATTCTGAACAAGATACTTATACGGTCTCAATTTCGGGTGGATATCATTTTAAGTTTGGTGCCATAAGCTATACACCCTCAATTGGATTGAATTATGAAAGCATTGATAATGATGTAAGCCGGATATATCCGTTTGATCCGGGTAAAAACACGGATGCATACAATTTTGATCTCCAGGAGAAAACCTATGGTATCTTCTGGGATAATGACTTTCTTTTTCAAGAAAAATGGGGATTTAAAACAGGAGGACGACTGGACAGGACCGAAGTTAAACTGCAAGACAAGGTGCCAAATATTGCAGATGAGGATCGAACCATGTTCAGTTATTTTATAGCCCCGTCCTACCGTTTCACGGACAAGGCAAACCTCTATGTTTCAGCAGGAAGAAATTACTGGTTTCCAACGCCCCGGTATTATGCCTGGGCGGTTGAAGATGGCGGAACTTTTAACCCTCCTGAAAACCTGGAGCCAGAAGAGGTTATGACTTATGAAATCGGTTATAAGCACATGCTGAACAAGGCTTTCAATATAAATGCCACCCTCTATTTTTCAGATTATAAGGACAAGTTTGGCTCAGTCTATGAAGGAACGACATCTCGAGGACGGGGAAATATCGGTGATGCCGAGGCAAAAGGCATTGAGCTTGAAGCCGATGGCCGGGTGTGTTCTTTTTTCGGCTACCGTCTGGCCGGTACCTACCAGGATATCCAATGGACTTCAGGCACAGTATCTGCCAAACTTCATCCGTCAAACACCACGGATAAGCACGCCGACATTGCCGGAAAACAAATCTACTGGGTTCCTGAATTCAGCGGTCTTGTAGGACTTGATTTTTTTCCCTTGGAAGGGCTCAAGTTCAGCATGGATATCAATTACATGGGTGAACGATATGTGGATTATTTAAACCGCATAAAATATCCTTCCAAAACAACTGTTGATGCAAGAATTTCCTATGCCTGGAACCAATGGAAATTCTGGGTTCTGGGTAAAAATATTTTTGATGAAGATCTTGAATATGTTTCAAATACTGCAGGCACCTTAACCAGTGCCGACGGCGAGCCTAAAAATGCCTACTATGTTCAGGGCGGCGCATATTTTGAAGCAGGTATAAGCTATAGTTTCTAA
- a CDS encoding CHASE2 domain-containing protein has product MNGESKYIVIYTGVLTTLFIWFLSLSGAFNLPSGILYDTFVNHIPEQQNAAKKTLLVEIDYDQQKSGDMVWISFLQNLNAIGASQVIFSFFPPNVSEKFYDKAVSMGNVIFGRQKLGKQDPAGEDLFDPIPARARGKKIITAPYDLPPNNYGVHRFEQAYFTVQNKKTPNFLVLAAQMRNTPELGEDNIFFINFMAATKKLPNIDFKRIVSGNLVPELVQDRSVIIGLKKAANSPGFNTPVHSGDNSISLVEYNGYALDTLIEQNPIKWSAPLTTLCFIITITFLGLTLYPLLSEIMILVYTGAFFMGCVIVTWVLLSHAFFWPPFFEIILTCATVLVFMFARKCSLKSRLAKEMILNRSIQIKKKFSATGFYESKEYWSRIINMVNQTLNLERAIFLDKVENDHRVKEIIALNTSISDIKERRRDYQRTPYSTAIKENKPIEIHSYFKTAKPNDVQYLVPLSFAGRLQGFWAFVISSGQAADISTLLPTINRFAVEIGEILYKRDKWHLEQAGQKSLINKILRFETKEDLSHEINNIINLLGRRVSILDLVFNSIESAVILYDIFGQVTHVNQGMSNFLKTMNIAPFKMTALDLAVKLTNHTAQQMRNLLSQTIISHDILTLPVTIADHDKSFLLSIRPLLIEEENSLIQDEAYPFDLHGMLFEMIDVTDAKNSGTLKAELFERSNIHLKEGVESISNVCMMLEDDKMVAEQKTKLIENLNDKKDNLINFITELNDYMSLDVFSETYQVFPVSTLKIIKNSISQLQEIAGKKRISFEIASGSLSDLVLAGPGDLKKLFISLFSILLHDAYEETAIQIRSESKNGSIFYSIYNAGYGMPDEDFQRYLSSGQLNNSKFFQEIRQLSPKLKQWKCDLTGTSQVGKGIQFNLMLNKF; this is encoded by the coding sequence ATGAACGGAGAATCAAAATATATTGTTATTTATACGGGGGTTCTTACAACCCTTTTTATATGGTTTTTAAGTCTTTCAGGGGCGTTTAATCTGCCCAGCGGCATCCTTTATGACACTTTTGTCAACCATATCCCTGAACAGCAAAATGCTGCAAAAAAAACACTTCTTGTTGAGATAGATTATGACCAGCAAAAAAGTGGCGATATGGTTTGGATATCTTTCCTGCAAAACCTTAATGCAATTGGAGCCAGTCAGGTTATATTTTCTTTTTTTCCTCCCAATGTATCGGAAAAATTTTATGACAAAGCCGTTTCCATGGGTAATGTCATTTTTGGCAGACAAAAACTTGGGAAACAAGATCCGGCAGGTGAAGATCTTTTTGATCCTATACCTGCCCGGGCCCGGGGAAAAAAAATTATCACGGCACCCTATGACCTTCCGCCAAACAATTACGGGGTGCATCGTTTTGAGCAGGCATATTTTACCGTCCAAAATAAAAAAACACCAAATTTCCTGGTGCTTGCCGCACAAATGAGAAATACTCCAGAGCTTGGCGAAGACAATATCTTTTTTATCAACTTTATGGCGGCAACAAAAAAACTTCCCAATATAGACTTTAAACGGATAGTCTCCGGTAATCTTGTTCCGGAACTGGTTCAAGACCGTAGTGTCATCATAGGGTTGAAAAAAGCTGCAAATTCACCAGGTTTTAACACTCCTGTTCATTCGGGTGACAACAGTATTTCCCTGGTCGAATATAACGGGTATGCACTCGATACTTTGATTGAACAAAACCCAATCAAGTGGTCTGCCCCCCTTACCACATTATGTTTCATTATTACCATCACCTTTCTTGGACTGACTCTCTATCCGCTGCTGTCTGAAATTATGATACTTGTGTATACCGGGGCGTTTTTCATGGGGTGCGTTATAGTGACCTGGGTTTTGTTATCCCATGCGTTTTTCTGGCCGCCTTTTTTTGAAATTATTCTCACCTGTGCAACCGTCCTGGTTTTTATGTTTGCAAGAAAGTGTTCGTTAAAAAGCAGGCTTGCCAAAGAAATGATATTAAACCGGTCCATTCAAATTAAGAAAAAATTTTCTGCCACCGGGTTTTATGAATCCAAAGAGTATTGGTCAAGGATCATCAATATGGTTAACCAGACCCTGAATCTTGAGCGGGCAATTTTTCTTGACAAGGTAGAAAACGACCACAGGGTAAAGGAAATAATTGCTTTGAACACCTCCATCAGTGATATCAAGGAAAGGCGACGGGACTATCAGAGAACACCGTATTCCACTGCAATCAAAGAAAACAAACCCATTGAAATTCATTCTTATTTTAAGACAGCAAAGCCAAATGATGTGCAATACCTGGTTCCTCTGAGTTTTGCGGGCAGGCTTCAGGGGTTTTGGGCATTTGTGATTTCATCCGGCCAAGCAGCGGATATATCCACTCTTCTTCCCACAATCAACCGCTTTGCAGTGGAAATAGGCGAAATCCTCTACAAGAGAGACAAATGGCATCTTGAGCAGGCAGGTCAAAAAAGCCTGATCAATAAAATTTTGCGTTTTGAAACAAAAGAAGATCTTTCCCATGAGATAAATAATATCATCAATCTGCTGGGAAGGCGGGTGTCCATTCTGGACCTGGTTTTTAACTCCATTGAATCCGCCGTTATCTTATATGATATTTTCGGACAGGTGACCCATGTCAATCAAGGCATGTCCAATTTTTTAAAAACCATGAACATTGCTCCGTTTAAAATGACGGCCCTTGACCTTGCAGTAAAACTGACGAACCATACGGCTCAACAGATGCGCAATCTGCTCAGCCAGACCATCATCAGCCATGACATATTAACCCTGCCCGTCACCATAGCCGACCATGACAAGTCATTTTTGCTCTCCATTCGTCCTTTGCTCATTGAAGAGGAAAACAGCCTGATTCAGGATGAAGCCTATCCTTTTGATCTGCATGGAATGCTTTTTGAAATGATTGACGTAACCGATGCCAAAAATTCCGGTACCTTGAAGGCAGAACTTTTTGAGCGCAGCAACATCCACCTTAAAGAAGGGGTCGAGTCCATAAGCAATGTATGCATGATGCTTGAAGATGACAAAATGGTTGCCGAACAGAAGACAAAACTCATTGAAAATCTAAATGATAAAAAAGACAACCTGATTAATTTTATTACAGAACTCAATGATTATATGAGCCTTGATGTGTTTTCAGAAACATATCAGGTGTTTCCCGTAAGCACCCTCAAAATCATTAAAAACTCCATATCCCAGTTGCAAGAAATCGCAGGCAAAAAAAGAATTTCTTTTGAGATTGCATCCGGCAGCTTATCTGATCTGGTTTTAGCCGGTCCCGGAGACCTGAAAAAACTTTTTATCTCCCTGTTTTCAATCCTTTTGCATGATGCCTATGAAGAAACAGCCATCCAAATCAGGTCGGAATCCAAGAACGGCAGTATCTTTTACAGCATATACAATGCAGGGTATGGAATGCCGGATGAGGATTTTCAAAGGTATTTATCTTCAGGCCAGTTAAATAACTCAAAGTTTTTTCAAGAGATCCGGCAGCTGTCACCCAAGCTCAAACAATGGAAATGTGATCTGACTGGAACAAGTCAAGTTGGAAAAGGCATTCAATTTAACCTGATGCTGAATAAGTTTTAA